The Arachis hypogaea cultivar Tifrunner chromosome 19, arahy.Tifrunner.gnm2.J5K5, whole genome shotgun sequence genome has a window encoding:
- the LOC112775166 gene encoding anaphase-promoting complex subunit 11 — MAFDGCCPDCKLPGDDCPLMWGACNHAFHLHCILKWVNSQTSQAHCPMCRREWQFKA, encoded by the exons ATGGCCTTTGATGGATGCTGTCCTGACTGTAAACTTCCTGGCGACGACTGCCCACTGA TGTGGGGAGCATGCAATCATGCATTTCATTTGCACTGTATTCTAAAATGGGTGAATTCTCAGACATCACAAGCTCATTGTCCCATGTGCCGACGAGAATGGCAGTTTAAAGCGTGA